From one Nothobranchius furzeri strain GRZ-AD chromosome 2, NfurGRZ-RIMD1, whole genome shotgun sequence genomic stretch:
- the LOC107377204 gene encoding sodium/potassium-transporting ATPase subunit alpha-1: protein MGRGDGREQYELAATSEQGGKKKGKGKGKKEKDMDELKKEVDMDDHKLTLDELNRKYGTDLTNGLTCAKAAEILARDGPNALTPPPTTPEWVKFCKQMFGGFSMLLWTGAILCFLAYGIQAAMEEEPANDNLYLGVVLSAVVIITGCFSYYQEAKSSKIMDSFKNLVPQQALVVRDGEKKSINAEEVVVGDLVEVKGGDRIPADLRIISAHGCKVDNSSLTGESEPQTRTPDFSNENPLETRNIAFFSTNCVEGTARGIVISTGDRTVMGRIATLASGLEVGRTPISIEIEHFIHIITGVAVFLGVSFFVLSLALGYTWLEAVIFLIGIIVANVPEGLLATVTVCLTLTAKRMAKKNCLVKNLEAVETLGSTSTICSDKTGTLTQNRMTVAHMWFDNQIHEADTTENQSGTSFDRSSATWAALARIAGLCNRAVFLAEQSNIPILKRDVAGDASESALLKCIELCCGSVQGMREKTPKIAEIPFNSTNKYQLSIHKNAAPDAESKHLLVMKGAPERILDRCSTILLQGKEQPLDEEMKDAFQNAYLELGGLGERVLGFCHFNLPDDQFPDGFEFDTDEVNFPITNLCFIGLMSMIDPPRAAVPDAVGKCRSAGIKVIMVTGDHPITAKAIAKGVGIISEGNETVEDIAARLNIPINEVNPRDAKACVVHGGDLKDLTAEQLDDILKYHTEIVFARTSPQQKLIIVEGCQRQGAIVAVTGDGVNDSPALKKADIGVAMGIAGSDVSKQAADMILLDDNFASIVTGVEEGRLIFDNLKKSIAYTLTSNIPEITPFLLFIIASIPLPLGTVTILCIDLGTDMVPAISLAYEAAESDIMKRQPRNPKTDKLVNERLISIAYGQIGMIQALAGFFTYFVILAENGFLPSTLVGIRVSWDNKYINDLEDSYGQQWTYEQRKIVEFTCHTAFFASIVIVQWADLIICKTRRNSVFQQGMKNKILIFGLFEETALAAFLSYCPGMDVALRMYPLKPNWWFCAFPYSLLIFIYDEIRKLILRRSPGGWVERETYY from the exons ATGGGAAGAGGG GACGGACGAGAGCAGTATGAGTTGGCTGCGACCTCGGAACAAGGCGGGAAGAAAAAAGGGAAGGGGAAAGGGAAGAAGGAGAAGGATATGGATGAGCTGAAGAAGGAAGTGGATATG GATGACCACAAGCTGACGCTGGACGAGCTCAATCGTAAATATGGAACAGATCTCACCAAT GGTTTGACTTGTGCAAAAGCTGCTGAGATTCTGGCCCGTGACGGGCCCAACGCCCTCACTCCTCCTCCCACCACCCCAGAGTGGGTCAAGTTCTGCAAACAG ATGTTTGGTGGGTTTTCCATGCTGCTGTGGACCGGTGCCATCCTCTGTTTTCTGGCTTATGGGATCCAGGCTGCAATGGAGGAAGAGCCGGCGAATGATAAT TTGTATTTAGGTGTTGTGCTGTCtgctgttgtcatcatcactggATGCTTCTCGTATTATCAAGAGGCCAAAAGCTCCAAGATCATGGACTCCTTCAAGAACCTGGTCCCTCAG CAAGCCCTGGTCGTCCGCGATGGAGAGAAGAAGAGCATCAACGCTGAGGAGGTGGTCGTCGGTGATTTAGTGGAGGTGAAAGGTGGCGACAGGATTCCTGCCGATCTGCGGATCATCTCCGCTCATGGCTGCAAG GTGGACAACTCCTCCCTGACAGGTGAATCAGAACCTCAGACCCGTACGCCGGACTTCTCCAACGAGAACCCTCTGGAGACCAGAAACATAGCTTTCTTCTCCACCAACTGTGTTGAAG GAACTGCTCGTGGTATTGTGATCAGCACCGGAGACCGCACCGTCATGGGGCGTATCGCCACGTTAGCCTCTGGTCTGGAAGTGGGACGCACCCCCATCTCCATCGAGATCGAGCATTTCATCCACATCATCACCGGCGTGGCCGTCTTCCTTGGCGTGTCCTTTTTCGTCCTGTCCCTCGCCCTTGGCTACACCTGGCTAGAGGCCGTCATCTTCCTCATCGGTATCATCGTGGCCAACGTACCAGAAGGTCTCCTGGCTACTGTCACT gtgtgtctgaccctGACCGCCAAGCGAATGGCCAAGAAGAACTGCCTGGTGAAGAACCTGGAAGCCGTGGAGACGCTGGGCTCCACCTCCACCATCTGCTCCGACAAGACCGGCACCCTTACTCAGAACAGGATGACCGTGGCCCACATGTGGTTCGACAACCAGATCCACGAGGCCGACACCACAGAGAACCAGAGCGGCACCTCGTTTGACAGGAGCTCGGCCACCTGGGCGGCTCTGGCCAGGATCGCCGGACTCTGTAACCGGGCCGTCTTCCTGGCTGAGCAGAGCAACATTCCCATCCTGAAG CGAGATGTGGCCGGCGATGCCTCAGAGTCAGCTTTGCTGAAGTGCATCGAGCTTTGCTGCGGATCAGTCCAGGGAATGAGGGAGAAAACCCCTAAAATAGCTGAAATCCCATTCAACTCCACCAACAAGTACCAG CTTTCCATTCACAAGAATGCTGCACCTGATGCAGAATCAAAGCACCTGTTGGTGATGAAAGGAGCCCCTGAGAGGATTTTGGACCGCTGTTCCACCATCTTGCTCCAGGGCAAAGAGCAGCCTCTGGATGAAGAGATGAAAGACGCCTTCCAGAATGCGTACCTGGAACTGGGAGGTCTCGGAGAGAGAGTGTTGG GTTTCTGCCATTTCAACCTGCCTGACGACCAGTTCCCAGATGGGTTTGAGTTCGACACAGATGAGGTGAACTTCCCCATTACGAACCTGTGCTTCATCGGCCTTATGTCCATGATCGACCCTCCTCGTGCCGCCGTGCCCGACGCTGTGGGCAAATGCAGGAGTGCTGGAATCAAA gTAATTATGGTGACAGGTGATCATCCAATCACAGCCAAGGCTATTGCTAAGGGCGTAGGAATCATCTCTGAGGGCAACGAGACTGTTGAAGACATCGCTGCACGTTTGAACATCCCGATCAATGAAGTTAATCCAAG AGATGCCAAGGCTTGTGTTGTGCATGGTGGCGACCTGAAGGATCTGACCGCAGAGCAGCTGGACGACATCCTGAAGTACCACACAGAGATCGTCTTTGCCAGAACATCTCCGCAGCAAAAACTGATCATTGTGGAGGGCTGTCAGAGACAG GGAGCCATCGTGGCTGTGACAGGTGACGGTGTGAACGACTCCCCAGCCTTAAAGAAGGCCGACATCGGCGTTGCCATGGGGATCGCTGGGTCCGACGTGTCCAAACAGGCTGCTGACATGATCCTCCTGGACGACAACTTTGCCTCCATCGTCACCGGAGTGGAAGAAG GTCGTCTGATCTTTGACAACTTGAAGAAATCCATCGCCTACACCCTGACCAGCAACATCCCAGAGATCACCcccttcctcctcttcatcatcgccAGCATCCCTCTGCCTCTGGGCACCGTCACCATCCTGTGTATCGACCTGGGAACCGACATGGTTCCTGCCATCTCTCTGGCCTACGAAGCAGCTGAGAGCGACATCATGAAGAGACAGCCCCGAAACCCCAAAACAGACAAGCTGGTGAACGAGAGGCTCATCAGCATCGCGTACGGACAAATCG GAATGATCCAGGCGCTGGCGGGTTTCTTCACCTACTTTGTGATTTTGGCCGAAAACGGCTTCCTGCCGTCCACCCTCGTTGGCATCCGAGTCAGCTGGGATAATAAATACATCAATGACCTGGAGGACAGCTATGGACAGCAGTGG ACTTACGAGCAGAGGAAGATCGTAGAGTTCACCTGCCACACGGCCTTCTTCGCCAGTATCGTCATTGTACAGTGGGCCGATCTGATCATCTGTAAGACCAGGAGGAACTCTGTCTTCCAGCAGGGCATGAA GAATAAGATCCTGATCTTTGGGCTGTTTGAGGAGACCGCCCTCGCCGCCTTCCTCTCCTACTGCCCAGGCATGGACGTGGCCCTCAGAATGTACCCTCTCAA GCCCAACTGGTGGTTCTGCGCCTTCCCGTACTCCCTGCTCATCTTTATCTATGATGAAATCCGTAAGCTGATCCTCCGACGCAGCCCGGGAG GCTGGGTGGAACGGGAGACCTACTATTAA